The nucleotide sequence CGCCAGCCAGGCCGACGAAGGAATCGTAGCGCACCAAGCCCTTCGGACGGCCGACCTTCGTCATCACCTCGTCACACGCGTCGATGCACGCGGCGCAACCGATGCACTCCAGCTGCAGGCCATGGCGGATATCGATGCCGGTCGGGCAAACCTGCACGCAGCGGTTGCAGGCCACGCAGGCGCCCGCATCGGGCGTGCCCAGCTTGCCCCGTGGCTCCCCGCGCTTGGTGTCGTAGCCGATGACCATCGAGTTATCGTCGGTCAGCGCGGACTGCAGGCGGCCGTAGGGACAGATGACGATGCAAAGCTGCTCCCGGAACCAGGCGAAGTTGAAATAGAGGATGCCGGCGCTCACGAACACGAAGACGAAGGCCGCCCAGTGTTCCCCCGGGGCCGCGCTCATCATGTGCCAGACCTCGGGCAGACTCACGAAATAACTGAGGAAGAGGTGCGTGATCAGCAGCGAGGCCACGATGAACAGCCCATGCTTGGCCACGCGCTTGCCCACCTTGGCGCCCGTCAGCGGGGCTTCCTTCAAGGCGCGGCGCTCCGGGGCGTCCCCGTCGATCCAACGCTCGATCAGCCGGTAGACGTGCTCCAGATAGACCGTCTGCGGGCAGGCCCAGCCGCACCAGAGGCGGCCGAAAAGGGCGGTCAGGAAGAACAGCGCAAACCCGAGCCCCGTGAGGCCGAAGAAGAGCAGCCACGTGTCCTGGGCCGCGAGGGTGTAGCCGAAGAAGTGAAAGCGCCCCTCCGCGATGTCGATGAACACCGCCGGGTGGCCGTTGACCGGGATCCAGGGCAGGACCAGGTAAAACGCAATCAGCGCCCAGCCGCTCCAGCGGCGCGCGACGGTGAACCGCCCGCCGACATCCGCCGGATGGATGTCCCGGCGCGAGCCGTCGCTGGCGATGGTCGTGACCGAGTCGACCGAGGGCGCGAGACGCGCCTTCGGGTGCTTGGCCGACGAGGGGGTGAGTTTGGAAGGTTCGCTCATGCGTGGTTTGAGCGGGGGCCCGTTTCCCGGACGGGCCTGGCCGGACGGGGGTTATTTGGCGATCTCGACGGTGATCGGTTCGCCTTGTTTATGATGGGAGAGAAGGTAAGCGACGACCTCGGCGGTCTTTTTCTGGCCGAGCACGGGCTCCCAGGCGGGCATGCCCTTGGCCAGCACGCCACTCTTCAGGGTCGCGTAGATTTCCTTCGGCGTGCCGCCGTGGATCCAGGCCGTGTCGGTGAGGTCCGGACCAACCGCGCCGGGGTTCTCCCCCTTGCCCTTGAGGCTGGCCAGATGGCAGGCCACGCAGAGCGAGTTAACGGTCGCCTTGCCGGCCTCGGTGAAGACCGGGTTGGCGCTCATGTCCCAGAAGAGCTGATCGTTGGTGACATCGATGGACGAGGCCATCTTGGCGGCGGCGATCTGCGCCATCGCGGCGTCCACCCGGGCGCCATCCGTCGGCAGGATCTTGGCGATCATGTGGGCGAACCAGAACACGATGGAGAAGGCGATGGCGCCGTACAAGGTGTTCAGCCACCAGTTGGGCAGGCGCTGATCGAACTCCTGGATGCCGTCATAGATGTGCGGCCGGAGGGCGGGACCGTTCTGGTCCGGAGGCGGCGTCGGGTGCGAATTCATGAAGGGAGATCAGTCGGTTTCGAAGGGCAGGTTGGCCATCCGCTCGCCCTGGGCGGGCTTCATGCGCGAGGCGCGCCAGGCGGCGGCGAGGAAAACGATCGACGCCACGGCGAGGGCGACGACGGGGAAAATGAGCTGCCAGTCTTCGTAGATGATGCGGCGGAACATGGGAGGATGGGGTTGAAGTGAGAGTGAACGTGAGGGTGAGTGGGTGCGGAGGTTGGCCGGTGTTCTTGGTCCTTGTTACTTGGCACTTGTGACTTGGGCGCCCGTCGCCTGCCACTTCTTGCCCAGCGACTGCAGGTAGGCGGTGAGGGCGACGATTTCCTTGTTGGGCTCGGTGAAGCGGCCCTGGTCGCGCAGTTCTTGCGTGATCTGCTTGGCCTGCGCCTTGGCGAGGGCGTCAATCTCGGCGGGGGACCAGTTGGGGAACGGGACGCCCAGCATGCGCTGCACGCGGATCTTGGACGGGAGCGCGGCGTAATCGGTCTCCTGCTCATGCAGCCAGGTGTAGGCCGGCATGTTCGAGCCCGTCGAGATGGCGCGCGGGTCGCGCATGTGGTCGTAGTGCCAGGCGTGGTTGTATTTGCCGCCGACGCGCGCGAGGTCGGGACCGGCGCGGCGGGAGCCCCACTGGTACGGGTGATCCCAGATGGACTCGCCGAGGCGGGAGTAGTCGCCGTAGCGCATGACGTCCGGCACCAGGGTGCGGATCATCTGGGAGTGGCAGGTGTAGCAGCCCTCGCGGACGAAGAGGTCGCGGCCGGCGAGCTCAAGCGGGGTGTAGACGGCGGCGACCCGGTCCTCGGTCTGGAGCCGGCGCTCGATGGTGAGCATCGGGATGATCTGGATCAGGCCGCCCACGGCGACCGCCAGGAAGGTGAGGACGGTGAACGGCAGGGCGTTCAGCAGGAGCTTGTCGTACCACTCGCCCCAGGACTTGCCGCGGCTCTGGAAATGGCCGATGGCGAGGAGCACGCAGAAGGCGGTGGCGACCAGGCCGAGGATGTTGAGCCAGCCGGTGGTGAACATCCAGATGAAGGCGGCCAGACAGCCCAGGGTGCTGAAGATGACCGGGGCGTTGAAGATCGTGGCGCCGGCGCTGAGCGTCTCCTCGGGGGTGTGCTTCTCGACGTAGACTTCCATCGAGCCGTTGACCACCTGGGCGCCGCGGATGGACCGGAAGATGTTGTAGGCCATGATCAGGAAGCCCGTAAGGTACGCGCCGCCGCCGACCACGCGCAGCAGCATCAGGAAGCGGATCGAGTTCAGCGTCTCGAGGAAGTTGGGGTACTTCAGGATCGTGCCGCCCTCGGCCGTGGCGTTGAGCATGAGGCCCTGGGTGATACCCGAGGCCCACATGGCGCCCATGTAGAGCAGGATGCCGAACATCCCGAGCCAGAAGTGCAGGTTGGCCAGCGACTGCGAGTGCAGCGGCCGGTTCCAGAGGCGCGGCACGAGCCAGTAGAACATGCCGGCCGCCATGAAGCCGTTCCACCCGAGCGCGCCGCCGTGGACGTGGCCGATGATCCAGTCGGAATAATGCGCGAGGGCGTTGACCGACTTGATCGAGAGGAGCGGCCCCTCGAAGGTGGCCATGCCGTAGAAGGTGACGCCGGCGGCGAAGAACTTGATGACCGGGTCGGTGCGGAGCTTGCCCCACGCGCCGCGCAGGGTGAGCAGACCGTTCAGCATGCCGCCCCAGGAGGGCGCCCAGAGCATGAGTGAGAAGGTCATGCCGAGGAGCTGGAGCCAGTTGGGCAGCGCGGTGTTGAGGAGATGGTGGGGGCCGGCCCAGATGTAGAGGAAGACCAGCGACCAGAAGTGGATGACCGAGAGCCGGTACGAGTACACCGGCCGTTCCGCCGCCTTCGGCAGGAAGTAATACATGATGCCCAGGATCGGCGTGGTCAGGAAGAAGGCCACGGCGTTGTGCCCGTACCACCACTGGACCAGGCCGTCCTGCACGCCGCCGAAGACCGGGTAGCTGTGCACCCACGAGGTCGGGATCGACAGGTGGTTGACGATGTAGAGCATCGCCACGGTGATGATCGTCGCGATGTAGAACCAGATGGCGACGTAGAGGGACTTCTCGTGGCGCTTCGCCAGGGTCCAGAAGAAGTTGACCGCAAAGACGACCCAGATGAGCGCGACCGCGATGTTGATGGGCCAGATGAGCTCCGCGTATTCCTTGCCGCGGGTGAGGCCGAGCGGGAGGGTGATTGCGGCCGAGACGATGATCAGCTGCCAGCCCCAGAAGTGGAGGTTCGACAGGAAGTCGCTAGCGAGGCGGGCCTTCACCAGGCGCTGCGTCGAGTAGTAAACGCCGGCGAACATCATGTTGCCGACGAAGGCGAAGATCACCGCGTTGGTGTGCAGCGGGCGGAGGCGGCCGAAGCTCAGCCACTGCTGGCCGAAGTTCACCTGCCAGAAATTGAGCTGGGTCGCGATGAGCACGCCGACCAGCATGCCGACGGCCCCCCAGATGACCGAGGCGAGCAGGAACTGCCGCACGATCTTGTCGTTGAATTCAATGATGGTTTTTTGTCCGGTCGTCATGGGAGATTCGGGAGGGGGTTCAGAAATAGGCGGGTTCCTGGGCATCGAGGCGCTGCAGGCAGCCGCGGCAGGGGGGGCGGACGCCACGCCGGCAGCCGCAGCCGCCGGAGGCGTGGGCCGCGGGGGCGGGAGTGACGGGGGCGGTCGGGCGGGCGGGCACGATCAACGGCGTCTCATCGGCGAGCGGGAGCAGGGAATCCCGCTCGGGGCTGGTCAGGTGGCGGCGGCGCTGCTCGCGGGCAAAAAGCACCACGAAGGTGCCGGCCAGGAGCAGGCTGAAGAATATAGTGAGGGGGATGACAGACATGGCGTGGATATGTCTGCTTTACCCTAGTCTTTTCCCTGGGGGTCCGGCTGCGCATCCCTTGCTCTAGACGCGGCAGGCCTTGTCAAAAAATGCGTGGCCACGTGGACCGAGTGCCGGAGCCGGGCCTGGGCGCTGAACCAAAACTCTTCATCGCGGCCGGGCGGGCAGCCCGCCTGCTCCCACAGCAGGTAGGCCGCGTGCTGGATGTCACGTTCACTGGGCTCCGGGGCCGGGGCGCGGGGCGGGCGGGCTTTCATGCCGCCACTGTAACTGCCTCGGGACGGACCGGCTCCGCGCCCCTTGGCCTTCGTGCCGCGATGCTTGTCCAAGATATGCGCAGAGCCCGCCAACGGCTGCGGCGCAGCGGACTCGTCCCTGTGGCATCCTGCCGGCGTGACTCCTGCACTCGTCCAAAGCCTGGCTGCGCTTTGTCCCGCCATTAAAAAGGAGTGGGGTCAGCTGCTGCACGGTGAGCCGACGATCACGCCGCTGGGCCGTCCCGATACCCTGATGTACCTGATGGATGCGACGCTGGCCCAGCTCTTCTCGGGCCTGGAAACGGGGTCGAACCGCTCGACACAGCAGTGGCTGCGGCGCTGC is from Lacunisphaera limnophila and encodes:
- the ccoG gene encoding cytochrome c oxidase accessory protein CcoG, whose protein sequence is MSEPSKLTPSSAKHPKARLAPSVDSVTTIASDGSRRDIHPADVGGRFTVARRWSGWALIAFYLVLPWIPVNGHPAVFIDIAEGRFHFFGYTLAAQDTWLLFFGLTGLGFALFFLTALFGRLWCGWACPQTVYLEHVYRLIERWIDGDAPERRALKEAPLTGAKVGKRVAKHGLFIVASLLITHLFLSYFVSLPEVWHMMSAAPGEHWAAFVFVFVSAGILYFNFAWFREQLCIVICPYGRLQSALTDDNSMVIGYDTKRGEPRGKLGTPDAGACVACNRCVQVCPTGIDIRHGLQLECIGCAACIDACDEVMTKVGRPKGLVRYDSFVGLAGGRTRWVRPRTIVYFILLLVGVAVATFAFSTVKPAGFLVYRMSGAAYFVGEDAVRNQFMVRLVNKRSIPATYLVTAEGVPEGVHLTGFDAPVQLAAQAEQVSPLVLSVDRHRYTGAFHFTVKVEDVDRTYELSRVVEFMGPDPKLLREDEEERVEHARESAGSKKEHDDDGK
- a CDS encoding DUF2934 domain-containing protein; this encodes MAGQSAARLWTSAGVTPAGCHRDESAAPQPLAGSAHILDKHRGTKAKGRGAGPSRGSYSGGMKARPPRAPAPEPSERDIQHAAYLLWEQAGCPPGRDEEFWFSAQARLRHSVHVATHFLTRPAASRARDAQPDPQGKD
- a CDS encoding cbb3-type cytochrome c oxidase N-terminal domain-containing protein, translated to MNSHPTPPPDQNGPALRPHIYDGIQEFDQRLPNWWLNTLYGAIAFSIVFWFAHMIAKILPTDGARVDAAMAQIAAAKMASSIDVTNDQLFWDMSANPVFTEAGKATVNSLCVACHLASLKGKGENPGAVGPDLTDTAWIHGGTPKEIYATLKSGVLAKGMPAWEPVLGQKKTAEVVAYLLSHHKQGEPITVEIAK
- the ccoN gene encoding cytochrome-c oxidase, cbb3-type subunit I, encoding MTTGQKTIIEFNDKIVRQFLLASVIWGAVGMLVGVLIATQLNFWQVNFGQQWLSFGRLRPLHTNAVIFAFVGNMMFAGVYYSTQRLVKARLASDFLSNLHFWGWQLIIVSAAITLPLGLTRGKEYAELIWPINIAVALIWVVFAVNFFWTLAKRHEKSLYVAIWFYIATIITVAMLYIVNHLSIPTSWVHSYPVFGGVQDGLVQWWYGHNAVAFFLTTPILGIMYYFLPKAAERPVYSYRLSVIHFWSLVFLYIWAGPHHLLNTALPNWLQLLGMTFSLMLWAPSWGGMLNGLLTLRGAWGKLRTDPVIKFFAAGVTFYGMATFEGPLLSIKSVNALAHYSDWIIGHVHGGALGWNGFMAAGMFYWLVPRLWNRPLHSQSLANLHFWLGMFGILLYMGAMWASGITQGLMLNATAEGGTILKYPNFLETLNSIRFLMLLRVVGGGAYLTGFLIMAYNIFRSIRGAQVVNGSMEVYVEKHTPEETLSAGATIFNAPVIFSTLGCLAAFIWMFTTGWLNILGLVATAFCVLLAIGHFQSRGKSWGEWYDKLLLNALPFTVLTFLAVAVGGLIQIIPMLTIERRLQTEDRVAAVYTPLELAGRDLFVREGCYTCHSQMIRTLVPDVMRYGDYSRLGESIWDHPYQWGSRRAGPDLARVGGKYNHAWHYDHMRDPRAISTGSNMPAYTWLHEQETDYAALPSKIRVQRMLGVPFPNWSPAEIDALAKAQAKQITQELRDQGRFTEPNKEIVALTAYLQSLGKKWQATGAQVTSAK